In one window of Bemisia tabaci chromosome 6, PGI_BMITA_v3 DNA:
- the LOC109036528 gene encoding glycine N-acyltransferase-like protein 3, whose translation MEWYKQLYYGDKPKYPIGLAYTTSDRFEGAAIVGIFKISDSHDYRVTVYCFGEDTSMLQEALLRTNRIKWNSPESTIFFTAIPEKLLPVVQRCVSGQGFGIVQTENIVYQWKTPDHLNSLNYSCPPEVRVAPLGLEHVELIRKNWSNLPASAEYIETLIKHNINLGVYSRATGELCAWVLCNEFCALTMMHTMENHRRKGYAQLLCNAMSERLLRAGIIARAVVMEENRPSLKLFESHKFRSSRDFFIYVLAMPRRAVDSGQWEI comes from the exons ATGGAATGGTACAAACAGCTTTACTATGGAGACAAACCGAAGTATCCCATCGGTTTGGCTTATACCACCAGTGATCGGTTTGAGGGAGCTGCAATAgtcggaatttttaaaatttct GATTCTCATGACTACAGGGTGACGGTCTATTGCTTCGGAGAAGACACTTCAATGCTGCAGGAGGCCCTGCTGAGGACAAATCGGATCAAATGGAACTCACCAGAATCGACGATATTCTTCACTGCCATCCCCGAAAAACTCCTGCCAGTCGTGCAGCGGTGTGTTTCGGGCCAAGGTTTTGGCATTGTACAGACAGAAAATATAGTTTACCAGTGGAAAACTCCCGATCACCTGAATTCCTTGAATTACTC ATGTCCGCCGGAAGTTCGCGTGGCACCCCTGGGTCTCGAGCACGTGGAACTTATCCGGAAAAACTGGTCGAATCTCCCCGCTTCGGCAGAGTACATCGAGACGCTGATCAAGCACAACATCAACTTGGGCGTCTACTCGCGTGCCACGGGGGAGCTCTGCGCCTGGGTGTTATGTAACGAGTTCTGCGCCTTGACCATGATGCACACCATGGAGAACCATCGACGCAAAGGCTACGCGCAGCTCTTGTGCAACGCCATGAGTGAGCGCCTCCTTCGAGCAGGCATAATCGCCAGGGCTGTCGTCATGGAAGAAAACAGACCCTCCTTGAAGCTTTTCGAGTCCCATAAATTTAGGTCCAGCCGTGATTTCTTCATTTATGTTCTTGCCATGCCCCGTCGGGCAGTGGACAGTGGACAGTGGGAgatttaa
- the LOC109036406 gene encoding glycine N-acyltransferase-like protein 3 — protein MLPIDPLQPVPSTRLKELSEKLLADVPQSLTVHGIVQTALEWQETDFSQRIGLYSTNEDFESSAIVGIFTVSESNDYSVSMYCFGEDTSELREALMTTSRINWGSPETTIVFTAIPERLLSVLEQCLSHHDFRIVQTEKSLYNWKTPDQLKTCKYSCPPDVKLAPLGLESAELVRKYWHNLPGAAEYIETLIKHNVTLGVYSCSTGELCAWVLCNQFYAFTMMHTMEGHRRKGYAQILCNALSERLLHSGVIVRAVTMAYNKPSLSLFKAHQFKSSQELFVYTLAMPLRTENCQQYEL, from the exons ATGTTGCCTATAGATCCTCTACAGCCAGTTCCATCGACAAGATTGAAAGAGCTTTCAGAGAAGCTACTTGCCGATGTTCCCCAGTCACTTACG GTGCATGGAATTGTGCAAACCGCTTTAGAATGGCAAGAAACAGATTTTTCGCAACGGATAGGACTGTATAGTACCAATGAAGACTTCGAAAGTTCAGCAATCGTCGGGATTTTTACAGTGTCG GAGTCGAATGATTACAGTGTATCTATGTATTGCTTTGGAGAGGACACATCGGAATTGCGGGAGGCGCTAATGACGACGAGCAGGATAAACTGGGGCTCACCAGAAACGACGATTGTGTTCACGGCAATCCCAGAGAGGCTGCTGTCCGTCCTGGAGCAGTGCCTCTCGCATCATGACTTTAGAATCGTACAAACCGAAAAGAGCCTCTATAATTGGAAAACTCCCGATCAACTTAAGACCTGCAAATATTC GTGTCCTCCGGACGTCAAACTAGCACCTTTGGGCCTAGAATCAGCAGAGTTGGTCAGGAAATATTGGCACAATCTTCCTGGCGCTGCCGAGTACATAGAAACGCTCATCAAGCACAACGTTACTTTGGGCGTCTATTCGTGCTCCACCGGCGAACTTTGCGCCTGGGTGTTATGCAACCAGTTCTATGCGTTTACCATGATGCACACGATGGAAGGACATAGACGGAAAGGCTACGCACAAATCCTTTGCAACGCCTTGAGCGAGCGACTTCTTCACTCAGGTGTCATCGTCAGAGCTGTGACGATGGCTTACAATAAACCCTCACTGAGTCTCTTTAAGGCACACCAGTTTAAATCGAGCCAGGAACTCTTCGTGTATACCCTTGCGATGCCATTGCGTACAGAAAATTGTCAACAATACGAATTGTAG